From the Trifolium pratense cultivar HEN17-A07 linkage group LG4, ARS_RC_1.1, whole genome shotgun sequence genome, the window ataatatatttatggtCTTTTCTATTTTTGGTGTTACAGGTGGATGAAAGAGCAGTGCTCAAACACTTCGATTGGCCGGAGCAGAAGGCTGATGCCATGCGTGAAGCTGCTTTTGGATATTGTGATCTGAAGAAACTAGAATCTGAGGCTTCTTCTTTCCGTGACGATCCTCGACAACTATGTGGTCCAGCTCTTAAGAAGATGCAAACTCTCTTTGAGAAGTATGTGAATTTGTGAACTTTCTTGATAAATTTAGTACTACCTTATTTAAGGTTTCGTTTCATATTGATATGGTATGAAGATGGCACCTAACTTCCTAAAAAGTAAATACATGAATAATGAAACTTCAATTTTGATAAGAATATGACACCTAACTTCATTAAAAGTTAATTACATGTTATTTATAATGAAATGAAActcaaatttaatataaaatgtgAATTAAAAATTCGTGTATAGAAAACTAATGaacactttttcttttttaatgttTTGACAGATTAGAACACGGGGTTTACAATATCTCTAGAATGAGAGAGTCGGCAACAAAGAGATTCAAAGTATTCCAAATACCTATAGATTGGTTGCTTGATAGCGGTTATGCCACCAAGGTAATTTTCATGAAGCTTAAATATACTATTGCACCATTTATCATCTTAAGCTTCATAACAAATCAATGGGCAAGTATTGTTTATTGGTTGATGTTGAATAGAAACCTTCTATTCACCCAAATGAAATGTCTAAAGTTCTCAAAACAACTGCTATGGTAAAGTTTATTACACAGCATATTTGACAAATTGCTGACAGCAAAATGACAAGACAATTGTTAACTGTGCTGATAAATATCAACTTCTGTTCTCTGTACTTATATGCTTGCACACATGTGACCCTAGATCTTCACAATCTATTGGGACCATCTACTTTTCTACTTGGGCTCTTTGCATGCTAGGAAACTTTGAAGGGAACTATATTTATCTATGTTGAAAACATCAAATTCACCATTCTTCTTGCATGTGAAGATCTCAAATCAAGATTGTTGAAACAAGATTTTTGAATTGTAGATTTTGTGAAAAAACAAGAGAAATTaactttttgagaaaaataaatagaaaggAAAAATCTTGATTGGAAAGTACAAAGGGAAATTTAAGAGGGTGTTTTCTCATATGAACAATTaatgagaaagaaaataaaattaggatCATCTTGAAGGTGGAAAACCAAGCTCTAATATCATCTTACAATTTGTGTTACGTTACGTCTAACTAAACCCTACAAAAAAAATCGCAAACGTGTCTTTTATTAccatatttttgttgtttcataTTGAATCATGATGAAAAGAAATCTCAAATTTGGGTTAGCACATTTATGTTTTGTATCTGCTGTTTAATTGTGTTAGATCAAGCTGGCATCTGTAAAATTGGCTATGAAGTACATGAAGAGAGTCTCTGCTGAGCTTGAGACTGTTGGTGGTGGGCCGGAAGAAGAAGAACTCATTGTCCAAGGAGTTAGATTTGCTTTCCGAGTACATCAGGTAAAAAATTTCCTGACATGTTTAAAACTTAGGTAAAAGTTTAATGCCTTGTAAAGGGTCATTCTGAGTAATGAGTTGTTATGTTTGGCAGTTTGCTAGTGGTTTTGATGCTGATACAATGAGAGCATTCCAAGAATTGAGAGATAAAGCCAGGTCCTGTCATGTTCAATGCCATGGCCAGCAACAGAAATTCTTGTGCAGGTCTGCCGCATGCTAATGCAGGAGCAAACTCAACTCCAGAGAGAATTAGATTATTGTAGCCCTCTTTTTCACTAGTTTGTGAATATAATGGCAATAGTACTATTAGCCATCAAAGTGGAAAacctttatatataatttatgattCATCCATTCATTAATCACTTGGGAAAAGAATCagtaaacaaattaatttgcTTCCACTTTGGTGATTATTGTTATTGCGAATTCTCTGGACTGTTTATctaatcattcattcatttataaAGAAACAGAACAGTAACAAACTCTAGCACTTGTAGCTGTTGTGAATTTTCTATAAATATATGCTGTGTTGAGAACTTGTTTATTTTCATTGGTAATTGCATCAagtatataatagttatttgGTCAGAGTATTATTGTGTTATTTACTAACTAGAGTCAATTGCTCATAGATCCAAACTCTTTTGACTAGTAGAAGAGAGCGTGTGCAATAGATCTAGgatatggagtttttttttttgggttacaagGATAGAGTTTTTAACTGtataatatatttaaccctaaaaataaaaattggtttttgtcTCCATTCCATGTTTCCCTGTGCTTCCACATGACTGGTCTAGTCAAAGTAGCAATTGTTTAACTGGCTTGCCTTTCGGGACTACTTTTATTCGATAGATAGTAGTGTTCCTGTTGACCAATGTGTGAttcttttctttcatttgaTATCTCCACTGAGACCTACACTCAACTGTTGCTACCTCCGTGTTTGTTTTGATAAGGTGCCACAATATCATGACCCAAAGATTGTGGTTTTGATGGACTGTCTTTGTTTTTGTCATAGTTTTGAGAAAAGCTATTTAGTTATATGGCAAATGAAGGATTTTGGAGTTCAGGAGTCTTGGATTCAATTATTTAAACTTAGTTTTCAGAACTTCTATAATTGTGTAGGTTTGTCGCCGTTGTATCTTTCGAAGAATGGCGATACATTGATATTGGTAACTTAttgtttcaagtttcaaccacATTTATCTTTAACTGCATTGacaataaaagaataaaaattattagaatcaACAACCTTTTACTGTGGTTGAAGGCCAAGGATTACGTTGAAAGTTTGGTTTCAATTCGTTGAAAGTGAGTTTCTTTTCCACATACTACTTGTTTGAATTTATGTTTCTTCATTTATATTGTGTGAATATCTTGTGTGATGGATTACTGGATTAGCCGCTTAGGTTGTATGTATTGGTGGGTGATTATCTATTGGCAATCATGGAAGTTTGGTTCTAATGAAATTAGTGAATCTGTCTTCATTTACATTCTTATTATAAGCTTGaaaagattatatttttttaaggtaaTTTGCTAGAAGACATTTCTCATAGAGCAAAATTAATTCAATCTTTAGTTTTGCAGATATTACTCTTTGTGGACACTATGGCAAGAGAAGTACTGCAATTGAAGGTGTTGATGCAACAATCTAGAGCGTAATTTTTCAATCGGTTAGAATGTGCTATTATTGTCTAGCAAACATTTAGATTCCTTTTTAGTTAGAATCATTTAATTCTCagttattaatttgtttttagtttGATAATTTGATGTTGTTCTCAGCTAGTAGTTTGTATTTGTTTTCCTTGTCTTACTTTAGAGGTCCCGGGTCTTAGTTGAGCATAATTCTGGTACCTCTTTGTTTTTCtgaattttcccttatattttttcgtgttttatatttatattatataatatatttgtcattaaaaaaaatctcgaGTGTAAATTTTCAATCAGATACAATGTGCTTGTCTAgcatatgtatatatatttgtgttCCTTTTTTATAGTTAGAATCATTTAATTCTCAGCTTGCCGTTTGTTTTGAGTTtgctaaaatttataaaatggcCCCTATGAGTCCATAGATATAAGAGACACAAAGaaaatgcttcaaaaaaaaaagagacaaaaagaAATGGTGAAAGAGTAAAACGTTGTTCTCCATAACAATGTCTTTTATCCTGTCATAAGTGTGAGCAGTGTGTGTTTGCCATTATTTCCTTATTTGGATTCTTCGTTCCTTAGAGCTTTTAAACATAGTAGTCGAGAAAAGTTTGAATTACATACTGTAGTTGAAAAGCATGAAATTTGTCGCTGGATCCATAAACACAACCGGGTCACTATCTagtcaaaaaagaaattaatcgggccaatataaatatttcttttttagtttaGTGACATTGGAAACTCCAAATCAATAACTAAAAgattttgtagaaaaaaaaaaaaaactaaaagatttaataaaaaatatgtgatTGGTGTTGAAGTTTGAATTTGAGATttctcacttattcattttaccGATAAATTTTGATAACTAAACTACTTAATACTAAAAATGTTTCCTCAGTCCCaaatttttagtcattttagctttttaattttgtcccaaaattttagtcattttaagaaattaatgcacatttagtgatattttaccatttgcacccttacaaaagttaaaacattaattaaatactccctccggtcctttttataaggaacacttagggcaaaaaatttggtcctttttataagaaactttgaccaattttcaaatgttttaaatgttcaatttcacttatgcccttatttattatgagagagaatttaaaaataagtaagttagttgaataaagagtaattaaataagggtatacatggaataaatttaaatttatatgtgtattaaatgaaaataactatgttaaatgtgcttcattggtctgtgtgattttttcaaagtgttccttataaaaaggaccggagggagtatattttatctttcttagtaaagtaagggtaaaaatgactttacttatcattttttaatctccgtgcaaaactccaaaaacactaaagttttgggacggagggagtagtaattCTTATTTTGAAAAGTTGGGGTGAGTTTCGTTTCGTAGtcgaataaaataatttgaagaTGCATTATGTCTTTCGGAAGTAATGAGTCAATTTcttcttaatatatatatatatatatatatatatatatatatatatatatatatatatatattttttacaatcAATTTCTTCTTAATAATCAGATCAACTATATAAGGACTATTTTTTTTCGTTTAAatagtttagtgactaaaatttcaccttttaaaTCAAGATATTGagcttaagtggttaatgagctctccctaaaatgaattatttaaaaGAACCTAAGTTCGATTGCTGATGGAAACAAtttttgtcagactttacttacttaACAACCAAATTCTGAATTACCAAATCCCCTCCCCTAAAAAccacaaagataaaaaaaaaatccactttTTAAGGTGGAATAAGTGGGGTCGACCTGCCCTGCATATATAAtccatgtaaaaaaaaaactaaggatAATTTGGGTATTATCAGTGATTcaaataaagtaattttttattgtaattcaTGCatctaatttacttttttaattttttttgtcatgcacgttttcaaatttttataaattaattttactaattttaagaaatttttttattttaaattttttgaatatgAGCCCTTCGAAGACATGTTAGCAATATCTTAAAataattgtgtcaaaaaataaataattaaaagtcCTTATTTATGAGGTTTTGTGAAGAGAAGAAACAATGAAAGAGACTTTGTAGAAAAAATGACTGAATTTAGTTCACTTGTTCTAAATCTTCAAATTccattttttaccaaacacactTCTCTCATCACTACTCCTTGCGCCAGAACCACTTTTTCCCGCAAACCTCTTTCTCTCTCAAATCACCGATCATCATCAAAGTCTCAATCCATTCAAATCCAAGCTACAACAGCGTCGATGGCAGAAGTTGAAGGATCCACCGATTCAATGAATAATCTCTTGTTTGTTGAAATGGGTGTTGGTTACGATCAACACGGGCAGGATATAACTTCTGCTGCAATGAGAGCGTGCAGGGATGCTATTTCTTCTAATTCAATTCCCGCTTTTCGCAGAGGTAATACTTTTATATGATGAGGGTTCTTTCTGCATTGGTTTTGTTTGTTAAAATAAGATGCAATGCAATTGTAGGATTTTGTTTGTGATAGATAGGTGGAATTAgaaataagaaaaaacaaaattaagttTTGCATGAATGATAGGAACTTCACCTTGATGCAAATTGGTGGGTTACTATGAGCTTATCCATGTGGTTATGCACTCTGATGGAAGGTGTGTCCGACACTGACACATGTGATTACCTTcgattaattcattttttcaaatttttactgGTATCAACGTGTCAGGGTCGCGTCCGGTGTCCGTTTTTGTGTCAGTGCTTCAAATAGGAATCTATTTAGTGAAAGATTCTGGAGAATTTCCTTCGTCATTAAGCAGTATCCTTTGAGTATAATATAAATCCCCTAGCGGATCAATTCCAACGAGCTTTTGAAACAAGTACTTTTTGTAATCGACTCTATAGCTTCTTGGTAAACGTTGGTTCTTCAATCAAGTTTTGAATGACTTTCTACTTTGGCGGGTCTTCGAGATCCTTTCAACGACCTATGTTGAAAaaaatatctatctatctatatgaTACGATCAATTGTGTAGTGAAGCAAATCAAAGTTAAGGTTGTATATCGATAGGATGAGCGATAGGAACTTGACCTCGATGCAAATGAAGTCCATTTcctattactttttatttttagaatgaTGTTGGATGTCATGAAAATTGCTTTACGACTCTGTCACAAAGGCAGTTATGGAAACGTGCAACTATATTATTCACTATACCCTCCGTCATTTCTGGCAAAGACACTAGGTCATTGGTTAATTCACTATGCATGAGTCTTTCATGATTAAAACTTCCATACTAAATAGCTTCGCACTATTTTTTAACAGATGTTCAAGTATCGTGAATATCTGATGTTTTATTGGAGTTGCAACTTGTAAATTGCGACACATAATAGTCGGGTCATCTTCACTCCTTTCATTTATGTGGAATGTCAAATTCCCAACATAAATAAGCCAACAGAAGCATTTATTTACATCATAGCTTATGTCGCTAGGTTTGATCTGTTTCCTGATTATTTTTTTCCAGCAAGTTACGTGTGTGCAATTATCTGTGCGGCTATTTATTTTCCCTAGTACCTGCGAGTTAAAGATGTACTTTTATCTGCCTGTGGTTTTTTGTTAGGTGAGATACGATGGAGTGAATGAATCCCTAATCTTCTATGAACTATCTTTTCAAGTTCCTGGGGAATCAAGGAATGAAATGCTAGATCTAAGCATATGCTATTATCATTTACATATCATATATATCAAATTAAAGTTTAGAAAGATACAAATTTGATGACTTCTGCGCAAAGATGTCTCTTTTTCCTCCTATTCCTGATTAAGTGTTGATAAGAACAAATTCAAAactaattttgatgttttaattttCCGCTCCATGTGCTTGTTCCGGTTTACTTTGCCATTTCAATTACTTGGTATTGTGTTTGTGAATTGCAAAATATTCAAGATAGAGAATGGAGATTTTGTTACAAACACGAGAACTACATAAGGGAGAAAGTAATCATGATTTCAAAGTTTGACGCGTGCCTATGTCTGGCACTTAAATATTaccaataaaaatatgaatgttGTCCATTAATTTGTAGTTTAACTATTGCCATACACATGCTGAATTTAAACCATGTTTGTCTTGCATTTTTATTTAACGGATTTCTAACTGTAATCCATACCTTGGTTTCTGGTTGTTATTGGTAAAAACCATTTCTATAGAGAGTAATTAATAATGAGGTAATAAGTTTTACTTGATCCCTACCTCACTAGTTCAAGATAATATGTAGTTCTGGAAAATATCATACGCTCAAATGGTCGATATATGAATGAAATTGCCACTTATTTGGAATCCAAGTGGAAACTTTTAT encodes:
- the LOC123924222 gene encoding uncharacterized protein LOC123924222, which translates into the protein MTEFSSLVLNLQIPFFTKHTSLITTPCARTTFSRKPLSLSNHRSSSKSQSIQIQATTASMAEVEGSTDSMNNLLFVEMGVGYDQHGQDITSAAMRACRDAISSNSIPAFRRGSIPGVSFGQMKLQIKLGVPHSLQQSLDIEKVKSVFPYGKILNVEVVDGGLICSSGVLVEEMGDKNEDCYIVNAAVYVGY